aatgttatttaatattaactaaataataacaaatattcgGTGTCTATATACTTAtcgacatttattttttatatatattttttttcagctagtgtcataaaaatatataaatatgagcATAAACACGGTTAATACCGTTAGCTTTCGGTGTCTAAACCACTAAGTTTTGATAGAGAATTACGTATATTATTAAAAGTGTCAGTTTCCTTTACTGGTGgagaaaaatacatacttaaatacaaCACAGGAATAAACGGTTACTTTGTTAGTAAGGAcaacaaaataagtataaaatggGAAAATCTGTAAATACAATAACAATAGTTAAATAGGCATTACGTAGACAACATATtttgaataagtaaataattatttgtcgCATAAGACAATATTATttccttaaaataataataaaataagagaaaaaaagaaaaatgtaatgaaaatatatataattgtgAATGGTACtatttaaagtacttattataaatatcatTAAAAACATGAGAATAAATCGTTTGATGACGAAAGTATGGAGGTCTGCACGAAGATGGCGGGTACCTAAAGAACGAACTTCGATAACTTCTAAGTCAAATTGGTAACTTTGAAAATATAACTAACTGGTATCTTAACTCTAAATATGCTTATACTAAAACTAAACAAATAGAGTAATTAATTACGGTTAttaacacttatttttttaaactattcttTGGTAAGCTAGCTGtgtattgtatataaatatgAGCATTagtaaaaatcacaaaataaagCGTTTTATACTCGAATTTTGCTATCTATACCATTCGTTTCattacaattatattatattaaatatcgCATATAACTATTCGTTcattaatattacatttaaatatttaataatattaagtatctaattgttaaaagtaaactaaaataaaaagtattatttgACGCAACAACCTATATTCAGATGTTTTTAACTTTCGAAtcctaaattataatattattagtatgATATTTATACGACTTTTAGCAATATATCGaaagttttaataaatttgcACCATAAGACCGATGATTTActagaaaataaatacattgtaattacataaacatttttatttcattgtctGTATATTTTACGacataaatgaaaatatatgatacttacaaaaataattaatctcAATAACAATTCTTGTGGTTTACACAAGAGAATTTATTGTTGTAGctaaaattgataaaaataataaaacctatAAAACGATAAAAATATACAGGTAAGTTCATACATTGAGTTATGCATCTTTTTACTAATTCAATAATTAGCAGACTAATACTCAAGTATTAATTCTACCAAAAATTTGTGATTTGTTCAACCTATTTTTGgcgtatataaaataaacaaataaaaaatattgcaaagaTTTATATGCGATAGTTCATAACGttaatatacaaatattttattgtagattaaaTATATTCAGTTATAAATCAGTGAAACCGTGTTTTTCTTCCATGCCCTGTATATCGAGGTCCTGTGTCCCTGTGATGATCTGCAGTACCTTGAAAGCCTTCGACTGTCGTGGCGGGCCCTCTTGCGTGAACTTATGATAGTACACTCTGCAATTTTCCAAACAACAGTCAGTAAAAGCATCGATATCAAACTCTATCATTAGTAAAAAGCCACTAGATTTCATGCATTCTATAATGACTAATTTTTTGCTATCACCAGTCATCCAATTTGTAGACTACCCTTGGGTATAAACCCGATAAAAACACACTGTGTCTATTAGGCTTTTGGTTTTCTATgcacataattataatcaagTATCCATTTAGAAGGACAGAAAAGATTTTCCATGCAAAAGGTCAAATGTACCTAATGATTAATTATATTTGGCAAAAAATTTAACCAAGTgtgtgcttttttaaatagataaaaatagaaaaaacttGACCTTTTGAAAGAAACAATCAAAGACACAGGCGGCACGGATACCGCGCGGCGCGAGTTATATCGAGTATTTTGACCGCAGCGAATGACATCTACAGTCGAAGCCATAGATATTATAAATCGTGCCGCTTGCGGTGCAAAACCCGTGCCGCGGGTGCAAAGTGCATATCCAGCTTTAGACTTCTTATTATTAAGGTCCTATAAAAAGATTTCCTATTTTTCTTCGAAAAGATAAGCCTAAAAGGTCATAACTCATAAGCTTTCTCACAACTCTGGTTTTGGTACGACTTAAAGCTAAAATTACACAGTTAGAAATATACCGCGAAACGAAATATTTTGAGGCGcagttttaaaatattctattctacttatttaaatcatAAACGGAAAGCGATCTTGGTTATTACGGTGGAATATACTTACGCTACAAAACATTTTGCAATCGCGTTTGCAATAATCTGCGTAGGTATTCGGTTTTAATTCGCATTTGCTTTAAATTTTAATCGCACTGTTACAGCTCTgatctttttattttcaacTGACCTACTTTGCCTTCTTCATcccaaaataaacataatgtcGCAAAAGTAACAACAACACATATTTCTCgaagtaaagaaaaaatattatgttgaataatTTAAGGACAGGTTTTCGCAATAGCAGTACCTAAACATCACACGGAAAACCGATTTTGCGGACACGTCGAATAAATAGATGAGTGAAAACTTCGCAATGCAATGGATTCCAATCACATTCCAATCGTGACCAACGAATCAACGTTCTACCAATTTTAAAAAAAGCGAAAAGTGATTCGATTAGTGAAGTAAACAAAATTAGCGCGTGCCAGTGAAGCGAAGTGATGCTAAATTTAAAGCAAGCGTAACACTGACTCATCGCCAACGAAGCAGTgcaataaaaatgttgtttactttGATCAGTGCAAACAGCTCCCTTAGTACCGCCCACCGAAGCTGAAACGAGGATACACAATTTTGAAATACTACACCAAAACTTTTAGGACTTCATTTTCCTGTGAATGTGTTTGTGTGGATGAATACTCTCATCGTATTCATTAAGGACGACACAAAGTTTATATATATCAAAACTTTtccaaaaatacatgaattttattaataataaaacataaattacctCTTATTTGCCCCGCTGCCACCACCGCCTTCAATCTGTATCGGAATTATTCTCTCCTTGGGCCCTTGACTGTCTTGGTTATTCTGGAAACTCCTGTTCAAAGTCGGCAGATCATTTTGTTGCTGGCCATCATCTAGTCTCACAAGTTGTGGCGATAGCACCCTCATAATGCGCTGGGTCGGCTGCGAATATGGCGCTTGGGTATGTGGGCCTGGCTGTTGCATGTTTATTACAATCCTTAAAGGTGGCGGCCCTTGCTGCCCTTGGTCCCTTCTGTCATCCGAACCAGGCGCATTATCCCTCGGCAAACTCTTGCGATTGTCAGACGGTCGCGTGGACCACGTCGGCTGCACCGGCTGCTGGTATTTCGGAGGACTGATCACCTCACGTACACCCCTCTGCATTTCATTACTCTTCCTCACCCACTCTGGCTCTGTGTCCCTGGGAGGAGTGACCAGTTCTCTCGGCGCACTCTTTCTTCCTTCCAAGGGCTTTTGACACCAAGTAGGGGGAGGAGTTTTAGTCTTCTCCTTTACCCACGGTGGCATCGCTTTAGGACTGTCAGGACAATAATATACTGGTTCTTGTGTAACATACACGGCTTCTTTTTGGGGAGCGTTGTTATTATTTTCGGGCTGCGTGTTTTGTTTTCTCGGAGTGACGGGGATTGACATCGAAGACTGGTAGCGCGGCTGTTCTTGAGGCTGGTTTTGTCTCATAGGAGGAGACGTGGGCGCGGCATTCTGTTGTGCCCGCCATTGTGGACTGTAGTTGTCTTGTGCTCTGTTATTCTCTTGATTAGCCCAAGAGGgtgttttttgttgttgttgttgttgatacTGTGGTTGCTGTTGAAGTTGTGGTTGCTGTTGATATTGTGGTGGCTGTTGATACTGTGGTCGCTGTTGATACTGTGGCTGCTGTTGATACTGTGGCTGCTGTTGATATTGTTGCTGTTGTTGGTTATTTTGTTGTTGATTTccaatttgattatttttggaTTCGTTGTGTGCCCACGGAGGAGTATATTTTGGTTGTTGATTAGAATTTGGACTGTTATGATAAATATTTTGCAAATTTTCAGGTTCACGAGGACGATTTAAAGTATTTGACCTCCACGGGTATGCATCAGAAGGATCCTTCGTCGGACCTTGAGCTGTTTCCTTAGTATTgttgtaaatagcattattattttgtacattattcgAGTAGTTATCTTGCATTCTAGGCGCTGTTCTTGGTAAAGTATGGTATACAGGGCCCGAGTTAGCTGGAGGACTTTGAATCTGATTATTTGGCGAATACTGCTGCTGCTGCACATTTGGTGAAAACTGGTTTCTATTCGATTGCGGTGACTGCGGACTACCTACATTATTGGCGGGTGAATCTCTCCTGTCAGGCTGCCTCCAGTTGTTGTTAGGCGACGGTGAATAGGGAGAACCATTGCTAACAGGAGACTGTCCAGCAAACGGTTGAGGGCTCTTGTTAAACTGTGAGTCCTGCCTCTGCAACTGTTCCCGTGTTATTGGCGAACCGTTAACATTTGGTGAAGGGGTATTCTGATTGGCGTATTGAGCCTCAGGTCTATGTACTGGACTCTCAGGTTGATTCTGGTTGCCATATCCATAGTTAGGACGTTGGAAATTTTGCCCCTGAGTGGTATAGCTCTGCGGAGGCTGCTGTGAAAATGAAGACGGAGGCATCTTAACAGTTAACGGACTCGGTACTTTCTCTTGGAATTTCGGAACTGCTCCCATTCGATGCATTTCAGCTTGTTCGGCCTCCCAGTGGTAAGGGCTATTGGTTTTCCTCAACATTCTGATAGGGTCTTCGGGAATGACGATTTCCGGCCGTTCGCCTAACGCTGGAGGTTTCGGGGTATTTGAATTTGGAGCATTGTTGATGATTAGTGGAGGTGGTGGGGGAGGAGCCGGGACTTTAGGTGGTGGGGGTGGGGGCGGTGCGGGGCCTCCTGGACCTCCTTGAGGGCCGCCTTGTGGGTGGTAGTTGCCACTCTGATGGGGTTGTTGCCCGTATGCTTGTTCCTGTTCCTCGAGTGACCGTTGTCGAGCCATCCTTCGTGCCATGCTGGGCGTGCGGATCTGTGAGAGATCCAGCCCTCCCGGGGTGTACGTGAACGGTTTCTTGTCCTTCGTCATCATGGCATTTTGGATGCACGCTGGTGGCTCGACGCTGCCCATTGGCTGAAAACGAGAACGCGCGTTTTAAATAGGAAAtagctaaaaatatttttctgcgAATTTTCTTTAAACGCCGTGTAATTGACAGGTTGGCGAGTGTTTATTTACATGTACCTACACTTCAAAAGAATTGTTTTTTAAAGCAATTTTCTGTAACGTAGATTCTTTAACATGAATTCATTGGATACCTAATCAGATAGACGGGTAAATATCTCTCGTAATGAGACCCATTATAAAACGCGTATTACTCACATTGACTTGAGTTTTCCCGAAGTTAGGTATTCTGCCTATGTGACCGGCGGCCGGTCCTGCTCCGTACCTGGAATACAGCCAATATTCGCGTTATTTTTACACAGGGACACATGTACTCGCCACTTTTACTCAAGCCCTGACAACGCCACCTCTGGCTTATGACGTATCTGGTTACGTCATCCTCGTCTGTCAGTACTGCCTATTGCCCTATTTTCTGTAATACCGATGAAATGAAGCGTCGAGTCGAGTCGGAGTCATCCAAGGCAAATCATTATAATGAAAAAGTTGTGGCTAAAGCCCAAGTACCGTACAGGtaagtttttaaaaacaatgaTAAGTGTCTTATACTGATGTAACCTTTGAATTTCCGGCTATACTAAAAGATGTATATACATACTAGAAAGGCTTATAAGGCGATGATCATCCCGGCCATGTCGTAAATATGTCGCAATGTTAGACGTTTGTGTGCACGCGGGTTTACAATCAGAGTAGAACCTTGCCGTCAACCTTGAGACTTCACCGACATTCCACAAATATTCGGGTTCGGCTGCGCATGagcacacaaacacacacacacatcttacACGAacattttagaaataaattctctttttaaaacataagtttacgactatatcccaattggggtagtcagaggtatatcaaatcataatactttattgcacagaactaaatttcaacaatcataACACACGAATGCAGTACAATTTGCACAAGATATTGCtagagcgatttcttccaggcaaccagtacCAGGATACAAAGATTGTATCGTGGTGGTATTATTAGTATATCGtgggaactaagtacccacacatcaccgagctttctattagtctgacgtgattggtggtgagtcgtatcgccacGAATCGAAACGGGCGATcgaatggtcgagccaactgtgttagtgacaaatgcatcatcatcaatttaagagcgacgctcttgtcggtgtagcattttcctccatgctacctttttagggaaaaatagggcagtgacaactgcacttgagataaattcaaaactcattggcgcaagtccggtaccCACACGTTTGAGGAACAAGCCAGGTCACACCCGTAAACCCGAGGGAGGGCAGAGCCAGAAGTGGGTAATCAGAAGAAAACTTGCAATCACTTTCGAAGCCAAAGTCCTAAGAAGGATACCGATGAACCGGTGTGACACGCGACCCATCGCAGACGACACAACTCAATTCTTTCAAGGATACAAGGGTTACTAAGATAACTGAGTACcgtagtttattttataaagaaacTCAGATTTAAAAGACTTGTCTTCTCTTGACTCGTCTTCATTCTaaccaaaaaaattaaataaaagatatattttttaaattcttgtaGAATGGAACGAGCACAAAGAGGTAAATACACTGTTCTAATCATAAACAAATCCTAGATCCTTGAAAGGGACTTGAACTGTtttgaagaagaaaatatatgtttcaatgtttatttaaagCACTTGTGAAGGAAACTCTTTTAGTGAGAAAGGggagtacttttttttaagcTGGGGACTATGCAGATCTTATTTCAAGCCCTGTATTACTGCGACCTAGATCTATTGtaatcaatcaataaaatcaatcaataatactttattgcacaacaacatatacaaaggacataaacatacgaataaaacataagcacaataggcggccttattgctaaacagcaatttctgccaggcaaccttaaccTGTAATCACCGCCTTATGCTACAGTTCACCTCTAAGCCATACCCTATCTATATACTGTAGTACTTGTTTAGGGccaacagtctccgtggtctagtggttagaacgttaggctcacgatctggaggtccgggttcgattcccaaaggggacattgtcgaaatcactttgtgagactgtcctttggtaaggactttgcaggcttgaatcacctgattatccgaaaaagtaagatgattccgtgcttcggagggcacgttaagccgttggtcccggctattagccgtaaaaatacctccaccaacccgcactggagccgcgtggtggagtatgctccataccccctccggttgattgagcagaggtctgtgcccagcagtgggacgtatatagactgtttatgtgtaCTTGTTTAGGGATGAGCTGTTTGAGCGCCTCTGGAGTCATTAGGTATCCTGCAAAGATGACACAGCGCTTGCTAATCAGGAGCTCACACCCTCCTAATATATGTAGGGGACTTTCAGCCTAATCTACACAACTTAGATTTATAACTTTTAGCCCCAAATAGATCATGTGCTCtcacaaaaataattagtaggtaacatagttacactttgaatcggcatt
This genomic interval from Pectinophora gossypiella chromosome Z, ilPecGoss1.1, whole genome shotgun sequence contains the following:
- the LOC126380306 gene encoding uncharacterized protein LOC126380306, encoding MAENGYGAGPAAGHIGRIPNFGKTQVNPMGSVEPPACIQNAMMTKDKKPFTYTPGGLDLSQIRTPSMARRMARQRSLEEQEQAYGQQPHQSGNYHPQGGPQGGPGGPAPPPPPPPKVPAPPPPPPLIINNAPNSNTPKPPALGERPEIVIPEDPIRMLRKTNSPYHWEAEQAEMHRMGAVPKFQEKVPSPLTVKMPPSSFSQQPPQSYTTQGQNFQRPNYGYGNQNQPESPVHRPEAQYANQNTPSPNVNGSPITREQLQRQDSQFNKSPQPFAGQSPVSNGSPYSPSPNNNWRQPDRRDSPANNVGSPQSPQSNRNQFSPNVQQQQYSPNNQIQSPPANSGPVYHTLPRTAPRMQDNYSNNVQNNNAIYNNTKETAQGPTKDPSDAYPWRSNTLNRPREPENLQNIYHNSPNSNQQPKYTPPWAHNESKNNQIGNQQQNNQQQQQYQQQPQYQQQPQYQQRPQYQQPPQYQQQPQLQQQPQYQQQQQQKTPSWANQENNRAQDNYSPQWRAQQNAAPTSPPMRQNQPQEQPRYQSSMSIPVTPRKQNTQPENNNNAPQKEAVYVTQEPVYYCPDSPKAMPPWVKEKTKTPPPTWCQKPLEGRKSAPRELVTPPRDTEPEWVRKSNEMQRGVREVISPPKYQQPVQPTWSTRPSDNRKSLPRDNAPGSDDRRDQGQQGPPPLRIVINMQQPGPHTQAPYSQPTQRIMRVLSPQLVRLDDGQQQNDLPTLNRSFQNNQDSQGPKERIIPIQIEGGGGSGANKSFGGRY